A segment of the Methanomassiliicoccaceae archaeon DOK genome:
TCTCCTCGTCGGTGAGGTCCCTGAAAGGCACGTCGACGCGGACGCCCAGGGACTCGGCGACCCTGTACATCCAGTTGATGCCGAACATGTTCCAGGACTCCACCGCGCCCTGGCCCAGGGTCTTGTCCCAGTCGGGAACGAGCTTGGAGACGTCCACCTCCCTCACCATGCCTGTTCCGGAGCATCTCGGACATGCTCCCTCGCTGTTGAACGCGAGCGACTCTGCGCCAGGCCCCTCGAAGGAGGCCCCGCACTCCGGACAGACCAGCGCCTTCCCCGCGGCGACGTCGGTGGACGGAGGGAGGAGATGCCCGTTCGGGCAGCGGTGGCTCCCGAGCCTGGAGAACATCAGGCGCAGATGGTTCAGCAGCTCCGACATCGTCCCGAAAGTGCTCCTGACCCCGGGGACCGCCGGCCTCTGGTGAAGGGCGAGCGCCGCCGGGACGTAGTCGATGCTGTCGATCTTCGCCTCCGCGGCCTGGGTCATGCGCCTGCGGGTGTACGTCGACAGCGCCTCCAGGTACCTTCTGGACCCCTCTGCGTAGAGGACACCGAGTGCCAGCGACGACTTGCCGGATCCCGACACGCCGGCGACGGCGACTATGCGTCCCAATGGGACGTCCACGTCAACGGACTTGAGGTTGTGTACCCTGGCCCCGCGTATCTCCACATGGTCTGGGGCCGATGACCCGAAATTGCCTGCGTCTCCCATATCCGCACCTGCACTCCGGTGAAGGCGGAACCGTCCTTAAGACATGTTGCAGAAGACGGCGACATTCCCTATCATTCAGGAATACCAGGGTTATCCCTATTGTCATAAAATTGTTGAAATCGAATATATACAGGAGAACGATTGAGCGCACTCATGCAGAGGGAGAGACTGTTCACGAAGGATTTCATCCTGGATACGGCCATATCGCTCTGCTGTTCTCTCAACTACTTCACGCTCCTGATCAACATAACAGGCTACGCCATGCTCACCTTCGGGGCCACATCCACGGAGGCCGGTCTGGCCGCGGGGATCTACGTCATCGGCGGGCTGATCTCCAGGGTAACCCTGGGGAAGTACGTGGAGATGGTCGGCAGGAAGAGGATGCTGATCCTCGGACTGACCATCGCCCTGGTGATGTCGGTGACCTACTTCTTCGTCTCTTCGATGGCGGTGCTGTACGTCGTCAGGTTCCTGCACGGGACCGCGTACGGGATTAGCAGCACCTGCACCAACGACATCATCGCCAGGATCCTGCCGCAGAGCAGGAGGGGCGAGGGACTGGGGTACTTCCTGCTCAGCGTCACCATCGCCACGGCGATAGGGCCGTTCCTGGGGATGGGCTTCGGACAGGACGGGAACTACACCGCCGTGTTCACCGTCGGACTGGTCATGTACTCGGTCGCTCTGGTCCTGGCCCTGTTCCTGAAGGTCCCCGAGGAGACCCTCACCGAGGAGCAGAAGGCGGAGGCGCGCAGCTTCGACCTGAAGCACCTGTTCCAGTTCTCGGCGGTCCCGCTGGCGATAACCTGCATGGTGTTCTACTTCGCGTACTCTGGAGTCCTGAGCTTCATTTCGTCCTACGCCGAGGCGATAGACCTGGTCGACGCCGCGATGTACTTCTACCTGGCGGTGGCCGCCGGCACCCTGGTCTCCAGGCTGACCACCGGGAAGATCTACGACAGCCGCGGGCCCAACGTGGTGATGTTCCCGGCGTACGTGGCGTTCTTCATCGGTATGGTCGCGTTCTCCCAGGCAACCAGCGCGGTGGTCCTGCTGTGCGCCGGGTTCGTCATCGGCTACGGTGTGTCCATCGTGTACACCATCAACCAGGCCATCGTGGTCTCCAAGAGCCCCGCGCGCAGGTACGGCGTGACCACGTCGACATTCGCCGCCATCGTGGACCTGGGCAGCGGGCTCGGACCGTCCGTCATGGGCATGATCCTGGCCTTCGCCGGTTACAGGGAGATGTACCTCATATGCGCCTTCATCAGCCTGGTGAGCCTCGTCATGTACTGGTTCATCCACGGACACAGGTTCGGCAAGGAGCCCGGCAAGTCCATAACGGTGCTGGAGGAATGACCGCCGCGGACGTTCAATTATAAGTCCGCAACCGCCTTCACTGGCCATGAAGTACAGGTGCGGCGTTTGCGGTTACATCTACGACGAGGAGAAGGAGGGCGTCAGGTTCGCCGACCTCCCCGACGACTGGCAGTGCCCGGTGTGCGGCGAGGGGAAGGAGGGCTTCGAGCCCGTCGAGGAGGATGACGAGGGTCCGGCCCCCGCACCGTCGACGGCACCTCCGACCGGAGGGCCTGTTACGGCAGCCGCCCCGGAGATCTCCGGGTTCGAGAACGAGGACCTTCGCGAGCTCACTGCCGGACAGCTCAGCGCACTGTGCTCCAACCTCAGAAGGGGATGCGGGGTGCAGCAGCTCCCCCGCGAGGCGGAGCTGTTCGGCCAGATCGCCGACTACTTCGAATCTGTCACGGTGCAGGAGGACCACGAAGGCGTCAGGACCCTCCTGGACATGATCAACTCCGACCTCATGGAGTACGGCGACGCGAAGGCCACATGCGCCCTCATGTCCGACAGGGGAGCCCCGAGGGTGCTCACCTGGAGCGAGAAGGCGACGCTGATCATGAGGACCGTTCTCGAGAGGTACCTGAAGGACCCCTCGTTCCTGGAGCACACCGGCGTCTACGTGTGCGACATATGCGGATTCATCTACATCGGCGACGACCCGCCGGAGGTGTGCCCGGTGTGCAAGGTCCCCGGTCACATGATCCTCAGGATCCAGGGAGGTGCCTGAGATGCCGAAGATGGTCGCCTCCAGGAACCTCAGGATATGCACCAAGGACTGCATGTGCCTCTACGTCTGCCCGACCGGGGCGACGGACACCGAGACAGGGCAGGTGGACTTCTCGAAGTGCGTCGGATGCGGCGACTGCGCCAGGTCCTGCCCCAACTCAGCCATATCTATGATCCCGCTGGACTACCCCCACCAGCAGCCGAAGGACGAGAGGGTCAAGGAGAAGGTCAGGGCGATCGCCAGGAGCAAGGCGGCGCAGGAGAACATCGCGAAGAAGATTGCGGAGTCCGCTGACGACCCCGGCCTAAGGATCCTCATGACTGCGGTCCGCAGGTCCGACCGCCTGATGGGCGAGGACCTGATCAGGGAGACCGGCTACCTCCTCCCGCAGAGCGGCGAGGTCAGGAGGATGCTGGAGTCCTTCGTCGCCGATCCGCCGGAGGGATTCCCGGTGGAGGCCGCGAAGGAGCTGCTGTCCAGGATGTGGTTCAACTCCTGAACCGTGAAACAGGGTCGAATAGGGACGAACCCACGCGAGTTCGCCCCTGTTCAACCCATTGATTAGAACGATATCTTACTCCTCGGGTTCTATCACCACGATCTCCGCGTCGGGCGCATGGCTGCCGATGCTCCTGATGCCCTTAAGGCAGGACGCCTTGTCTGCATACGCCTGAGAGGCGGCCACGATCTCGCCGTTGGACGCCTTGAGCCTGAACCTGTACTTGCCGCCCGCGTCGGTGTACATCTCGTACTTGGGGTTCTTGAGGACCTCGTAGCCCTCCACGGTCTGATCCTCCACATCAACTGCGCAGTTCTTGCGGACGCTCTCCGCGCCGACCTTGCAGTTGGCCACGGAGGTGTACGTCTGGGATGTGCATATGACCTGGTTGTTGTTGGCGATCAGGTTGAACATGTACTTCCCGTCGTTTGTCGGCTTTATTGCGAACTTGCCCATTTACATCCCTCGTATTTGAAATGGTGATAAAACTTTAAATAATGAATCATCGAAATGTGTATAGGTTCCGTAGAACGCGGGATGCGACTTATACGACGCGGGACCGCCAGAACGATCCGGGATCGGACAGAATAAGGCTTAATATCTGATGCATCAACCAAGCCATTATTGTGGACAGCGGCCCATTTTAGAGAAGACAGCCAAAGGACCCAGCAGAGTATTGATCGGACGATGTACGTGCGGTCGCTGGAGACTGATTAAAACGATCGGAGATGACTGCTCTCCGCACCGCCTAGCTTGATGTCGTGTCGCCGATGCATCAACATACGACGTCGGGTATCAATACGATGCTTCAGAAATGGCCCTTCACCGACGACTGACTGTGTTCGCATGTCGAACGAGGATGTTCCGGCAGGGGATGGTAACCGGGAGACGGGGAATGGCCCCCCGCCTTCCATCAGAGTTTGTCGATGAAGGTGCAGGTGACGAGCCTGTACGTCGATGTGGCGCTCTCCCCGTCTATGGTGATCACGTCCTCGTTGTAGTATAGGACACCGTCGTCGACTCCGATCCAGGAGGTGTACGAATGGTCGGAGGTCTCCTTGGTCCACACGACGCAGTCCACTCCGTCGAAATTCGTGTTCTTGTCGAGAGCCTCGGTCCCACCTCTGGTCCAGGTATCGTCCGGATAGTAGAGTTCATCGAAAAGCACCTTGACGTACTCGTCGTATGTCATCTCGGAATCCGATGCGGATCCGTTGACCAGTGTGCGGACCTCGTATGTGGAGTCACCCAATACGTCCATGATGGTGTAGACGTACGTCGTCCTCTCGTTCATCGTGTCCTCCATCCAGTAGGAGTAGCTGTCCCCCTCGACGAGAACGGCGTCCTGTCCCGAGTCATCGCTCCCCGGACCCCTGTCGTTCAGCATCACGTACGCGGCAGCGCCGGCACCACCGACGACTATGACCGCGATTACTATCAGTATTATCGATTTGGATATCATGGTGGTTACCATATCTACGTCTATAAAACTTAAAATAGCTTAAACAGGAAATTGACATCCATCAATAACATAAAAGTGTCATTATCGTTTACATGAATCCCGACTTTGACAGAAGACTCCGCGCTTCCCAGCGCGACCTCGAGATGAAGGAGAGGCAGGGCCTCGCCGTCCAAGCCGCTCTAGCAGAGCACTCCGTCACATCCTATGTGAGGAATCTGCCGGTGGAGGACGCCTCGTATCCTGCCATAGAGTACCTTAGACTTCATCCGCAGGATGGTATCGGGGACGAGGGTCAGGAAGGAACTCGGGATTGCCATTCCGAGCATCTCATGCAGGAAGGACCTCGGTCCCACCGCCAGTGCAAGATCCGCATCTACAGGGAATGCCACAGGATTCTCAGGACCTTCGACGGCTACCACGACTGCACCGGCTCGTACATCCGCTACATTCGTGATAATCCAGTCGTAGTCTTCGCGGAGGACTTCGATCTCGTCAGGAACATCTTCCAGTCCTTCAAGTCCAGACTCAGAGACGAGAGCCTGACGATAGTGGACTTCTCCAGGATGTGCCCTCTGACCCTGTGCACCCTTGACCTCGGACTCCCATTGAACGACGACCTCGTCATGACCAATCCCTTCGAGGAGCCCGACGAGTACTTCCTCAGGAGACAGAAAGCGGCGTTCGGAACCGAGACGGAGGTGGTGATGTGATTCACTCGTCCGCGTCCCTGGATTCGAGGACGTCGATGATCTCCAGGCATGCCTCTCTGAGTGCAGGAACCCTCTCGGTGATCGTCTTCCACTGCAGTTCTGGGATCACGTTGTGGTACTGGTGCGCGAACATGTCGCGCATGCCTGCGATCTTCCTCCAGGTGACGTCCCCGAACTCGTCCCTGAGCTCCGGGGAGAGCCTCTTCACGAGCTCGCCTATCTGCAGGATGGAGAATGCGGTGGAGGTCTGGTACACCTTGTTGTCCAAGAAGTCCTCTTCGTCCGAGCCGAACATCTCGACGGCCTCGTTCACGATGTCACAGTACTTCACGATGTCACGGAGGATTCCGATGTCACGCCTCATAGAGCAGCCTCCTGTCCCTGAGGACCTCCCTGCTGAAGTCATCACGGAGGGATTCCTGACATACGAGATCGATTTCGACACCGAGAGCATCCCTCAGATCGGCGAAGAACCCGCCGAGCTCGAAGAGATCGCAGTCGTCGGACGTCACGACGCAGAAATCGTAGTCGCTGTCTTCGCGATTGTCTCCACGGGCCCTGGATCCGAAGAGGTACACCTGTCTCATCCCGTAGGATTCGGCGATGGGCTCCACTATTCTGCGGAGCTCCTCTATCGTGTACTCTCTCACCTTGTCCATGACTCTGAGATGGCGTTTGCGCTATATAAACGAGGGTCGGGACTGGATCGGAGTCCTCTCCCAATCACATCTCACGCTCAATATTTACAACAGGCCTGAAAGCACGGCCTCGGACCGGAACACCTCCGAAGCAGGAGCATCCGCAAAGGTCCGACAATCGGAACTCCGGATTTGAAGTGATTATAGAAGTCGACTCGGGAAAATCTTGGTTCCAGACCCCGGAACCGGTTCGAGATGATCTCCGACACAGGGACCCACTGTGGCGGTCGGAGGTCGGGTCATCCCCTCGCAAGAGGGCATTCACAGAGGTGGGAAAGAATGACTTACAATGGTAAGGCGGCATACGCCGCAGGGAACTGCCAGTCGAACGACATCGAGGACTATGACGATCCCGTGGACTTCCTCTCCGAGAAGGTCCACTCCATCGTCAGGATCCTCATCCCCGATGAAAAGGCAAGGGTCGAAGTGATGGCCCGGGCCTTCGCCAAGAGCTTCTTCGAGCTGTACCAGGACACTCTGTAAAAGAGGGGCGTTCCGCCCCTTAACCCTCAGGATCCTCTGAGGGCCTTCTTCATTTCCCGCAGTTCCTTCCCCTGTCTCTCAATCAGGGCCCTCAGTTCCGGGACCTTGTCACGTCTCATCGCTCCGCCGCCGACATCGACGATCTTGTCAGTGTCCGTCGGTTCGAGTCCGAGTTTCCTCATACCCTCATCGAACTTCTCTCCGCCTTCGAAGGCGTAGAATCTGTTCTCCGCCAGGAATCTGTTCAGTTCCTGGATGTGTCTGTTCCTCAGTCTGATGATGTCCGGATGTCTGTTGATATTCTCCTTCTTCGTCTCTCTATCTTTCTTTGTTGTCTTATTCTCTGGCATTTGCCGCCTCCTTGGGAAACCCCGAGGGAACGGCTGGGAGCCTGCGACTTACGTCACTTTACGATGGAATCGGAAAGGGCAATATGTCGCAGGCGATAGTGCATGAGGGGTTGAACAAAGGCAAAAATGACAGGAGTTGAGTTTGTTTTTTTAAAAGGTCTATCAGGTTATGTCTTTTTTTCAATATTTTTGTTTTTTCCAATAGTAAAATAAGATAGAATTCAAAGAACAATTGAACAGATAAAGAAACAGGCTCATTGTATAATGATTGATATCTTCACGTGTTATGTGATCCCAATGCGCTATTCTGTTACGCCAATCCCAGCCGATTCCATCCTGTGTTGATAGGCAATACTGTATCCCTTTGATGAGGTCTTTACCCAAGGCATCATTCAAGAACGGATCGTCCAACAAACGAGAAAGATTGTCATATCTGTTGGCATCTTCATTGACGCTAACAAATGTCCGTAGTAATTTCTCTGTCATTGAAATCGTATACATGCATGATCCGTAGATGCTCTGAAAGGAGCATTCCGATCTAAGCACCTCGTAATCTTCATCATACATCTGGAGGATTTCAGTACAGAGTTCGATGTTTTGGATATTATTGAATAGTTTGGCAACCAGTTGGGTATCTGCATGCAATAGTTCTTCACGGGATACGGTATTGGCAAGATACAGGATTATATTCGCGCCCATGTTAGTAATCTGGTATATCGTATCTTGACGACTTCCGGTGAAATATTCTGATTTTTTACCAGCATAAAATGCATCAGTAAAAGCAGTATCAGATCTTTTCTGTTCAAAACATGACTTGATTCCATCTCCTTCGTTGTAATGTGTGATTCTCAGTTTTAATCCGAGCAATCCTCCATCATGTAGCAAATCCTTTACAATTTTTCCAATTTCAACATCGTGCTCTATAATTTCCCCATGTTCAACCAGATATTTTTCTTCATACCTGCGTCTTTCTTTCAGAATATCTCTACTTCTTTGAGAACATCTGTTGATTTTTCTTAAATATTGAACGTACAACTCCAACAGATTGAAATCTATGCTTTCCCCCTTTTCAATTTCTTCTGTGAGTTTTTCACATTTACAAGTTATAATATTAGAAATAGGTTCAAACAGATTACGACTGCTGTTTTTTGTTTTATTGTAGACTTCAATTATGCTGCGTAAGTACTCAACAGAATACATTCCTGCCTTGGAAAACGAATCTTCAGAAACGTACAAAGATAACAATCCATTGTCAGAGATAATGCGATTGCAGTATATCTTGAAACTACTAACAATATGTTGAAATTCCTTGGTCAGAATGGTTTCTATTGTTGATCTTTTAATTATGTTTACATTAATGTCGAATTGATGTAACAAGCCATTTTTTAGATAGCTGTTCTCTAGGAGTCTGTCAAGGTTTTCTTCAATGTATTGTGGTACCGTCCTCAATCCAAATTCTTTTTCCTTATCTGATGCGATTTTTATTACGCATAGATAATCATCTTGAAATTTGGGATTAACATATGGAACTGCTTTACTCATTTCACTAAGGAATTTGATAAACAGATAGCAGAAAGCATCATCTTCATTATTGATTTCAGTCGGTATGTTCTCCACTATGGACACAAGTTTATCTTTATCGTCTATGATACATTTTACATAATATGCTGTAGACAGATCATTTATTCCAGGGAACACAAGGTCTATCTTGTGTTCATCCATAATCGACTTTATCTCATCTGCTGAACTCACAAAGAACCTAATGACTTATTGGATTATTCAATGTCGGTTGATTTCCATCTTTCCGATATTTAATGAAACTTGGAATCACGTCCGAAGTTGTGGGTCACATGATTTCACTCGAAGTCTAGGTCATAATTTCGACGGTGAGTGGCAGGATGGTGAGAGGAAGGTCAGATGTAACTCCTTGCCCGTCTTATGATCTCCACATTCATCAATGAAACAAGTTGCATTGAGTAGATGCATTTGTGCAGCATCGATGTGTTGAGGAACGACATGTCCTTTATGCCGATGGTCAACTCACGGCCATCATCGAGACACATGACCATGCTGTCTCCGTTTTCGCGATAGTTCTCATGGGATATGCAGTTCCTTATCGCACGGTAGTCCGACTTCAGTCCACCTTCATCATCCACGATGGGCTGTTTTAGCGAGGTCAATTCCTCGAAGGCACGGTATGCCATTTCACGGTCGCATCCTGGATAACGGGAGATGATGTCCATGGATTCCTTGGCGATCTGAAGGTAGAGCTGTTCGAATCCCTGCCTGTACTGATCCCTGAGCGGTGGGAACGAATCCAGAGGGTCGTCGGATGAGGCCTGTCTCAGTACACGCTTGCTGTTCCTGTCTATCTTCTCGAAATCGAGATCGAACGGTCTGCTCCTGTTACGACTCATGAACAGTACGAACCCGAGATATCCATCCTCGTCCGATTCTAGCCCCTTCAGGATGGTCTCCATGACGGATATGGATCTCTCAAGGGATTCGATCATTCTCTTCCCGTTCTCTGCATCGAATCTCATCAGTCCTTCGATGAACGGGTCTTTCCGTAAGTCCTTCCTCAATGCCTCCGATATGAGTTTTGAGTAGTCCTCATTCATGCATCCCTTGCCGTTGTAGAGGTTGATGACATCGTTCAGCGTCTTCCTGACGAACCTGTTGCCCAGTTGCTGCTCGAAGCAATAGATCTTTAGCCTCGAGTCCAGAAGGATGTTACTGCAACTCATGTCGTACATGCTTTCTTTGGATTCGCCATCCGTGGTCATCCTCAGGTTCTCCTGTATCGATCGAATCTAGAAGCGAGAAGGTTCAACTCCTCTGGGTCATCCCCTTCTGCTCCTTGTACCCCTCGAGTTCATCATCGGACATCACCTTGTCATAGTCCGACTTGATGATGCGCTGCGTCTTCATCGAGTCGTTTATCGATTTGATGAAGTTCCTGAAATCGCGGTTGATCTCAAGCAGGTCGTTGACAATCCCGAAATCCAGGAACTCCTTCTCCTGTGCGGGTATCATCACTTCCGATTGGTGGACGTCCGACACGTCGAGCCGTATCGCACCGATCCCGAACGACGGGCACAGACGTGACAGCTGGTCCAGGGCCTCCTCCGAGTAGTCTATCGCCACCAGATAGCCCTCGTTGGCCCAGCTGGAGTTGGATACGGCCTGGAAGAAGTACTCCCTGACGTTCGAACCGGTGACCGACACCTTCATCTCGAACGAGTACAGGGTGATGTTGGACTGTCCGTAGTTCCTTGCGAGCTCCACCGTCTCCCTGTCCAGGTCCTCGAATGGGAAGTGAACCGACACCAAATCCGGATGCATCCACTTCTCGGAGTTCTTCCCGGTTTTGGTCGAGTTCTCATGGTATATCGTCTTGGTGTGCCCCTTGAAGCGCTGCTCCCCGTCGATGTAGGCCACCAGCAGTGGATGCAGGTCGCGTTCCCTGAACTTGGCGGATTCTTTCTTCTGAACAGTGCTCTCCTCTCCGTACATCATGTCCTTCAGTCCGAACATCGGCGGTCTGGAGGACACCTGGACGAACCTGGAATCCGACTTGTCGCGGATGTTGACGTACAACTGTGCCTGGATGGTGCGCCATGGCGTCTTTCCGGACAGGCCGCATTCCTTATCGTATCCCTTCTCGACGGCATAGGCCCATATCTGTTCGGCTCCCATCGGGACGCCTTTCTCGGACAGGACGCGTTCGGAAAGCTGCAATCCGGTGTACATCGAGGTATCAATACCTTATGGGGATATATTCCTAATCGGACGCTCATCGTGTTCCAGAACAGGTTGCTTGCCAGCCCACCCTCAATTCATATTTAAACCGATAACGTCATTCGAATATGGTGAATTCAATGGGAAGGTTCTAGTCAAGCAGACGTCCGACGGAAGGTACATGTTCAACCTCATCGCCAACAACAACCGCGTGATCAGCAGCTCCCAGACGTACGCATCCGTCGCCAACGCGAAGGTCGGAATCGAGAGCGTCCGCACAAACTGCGCCGCACCGGTCGAGGATCAGACCATCGAGGGATACGAGGTACTCAAGCATCCAAAGTACGAGGTCTACCTCGATGTTGGCGGCAAGCCGAGATTCAGGCTCAAGGCGTCGAACGGCGAGATCATAGCTGTGTCCCAGGCGTATGCGGACAAGCCCTCATGCATGAAGGGCATAGCCAGCATAGGCTCCCATGCACCCGATGCGGAGATCATCATCGAGGAATCGGTGTGAATGAACTCTGCTACATTGTATTCATATCACACTCTTGAATCGATAAGCTGTTACCATGGACGATAAATATCCGGAATACAACGATGAGGAATCCCCATCTGCGGAATATCCGTATCTTCGGAATTGGCTGAAGGTGAACAACAGGGTTTCAGGAGACTTTGTTTCCAATCACTTTCTGATATGGATAGATATCCTCGGCTACAAGAACAACGCGGACTGCCCGTTCGGAGAGACATATAATCCGGAATCTTTGAAGAGGGTGAATTCATATCTTCAGAAGATTGCCGATGCCTATGAGTTTGCCATCGATCTTTATAAAAATGCGATGGGTGAAGACCCTAAAATCAGGATCTTCTCCGATAATAATCTGCTGTACTGTAAATTATACCAGGATCATACCGATCTGGAGAATATAATCAAACTCATGTCAATAGCATCCGGCATCCAGTGGGTGATGACCGGAGCTTCCAAGATTCTGGTCAGAGGCGCTGCAACCATAGGATTGTTCTATTCCAATGATCAGTTCGTTTACGGGCCAGCATTGATCGAAGCATACAAATTGGAGACCAAGGCGTCCATCTACCCCCGGATTCTGGTATCGGACAACCTTCTGGAATACCTGGAGGCTCAAAGAAACGGGGATATGGCTTTTGATGACCTGTATCAAGGACTCCTGCTGAAGGATGTCGATGGTCTCTACTGTATAGACGGATTGTATCCGATGTACGGGTCACACGAATGTCTGTCCAAATATGGTGAAAATC
Coding sequences within it:
- a CDS encoding DUF1508 domain-containing protein, which encodes MFNLIANNNRVISSSQTYASVANAKVGIESVRTNCAAPVEDQTIEGYEVLKHPKYEVYLDVGGKPRFRLKASNGEIIAVSQAYADKPSCMKGIASIGSHAPDAEIIIEESV
- a CDS encoding rubredoxin is translated as MKYRCGVCGYIYDEEKEGVRFADLPDDWQCPVCGEGKEGFEPVEEDDEGPAPAPSTAPPTGGPVTAAAPEISGFENEDLRELTAGQLSALCSNLRRGCGVQQLPREAELFGQIADYFESVTVQEDHEGVRTLLDMINSDLMEYGDAKATCALMSDRGAPRVLTWSEKATLIMRTVLERYLKDPSFLEHTGVYVCDICGFIYIGDDPPEVCPVCKVPGHMILRIQGGA
- a CDS encoding DUF1508 domain-containing protein, coding for MGKFAIKPTNDGKYMFNLIANNNQVICTSQTYTSVANCKVGAESVRKNCAVDVEDQTVEGYEVLKNPKYEMYTDAGGKYRFRLKASNGEIVAASQAYADKASCLKGIRSIGSHAPDAEIVVIEPEE
- a CDS encoding HrgA protein yields the protein MYTGLQLSERVLSEKGVPMGAEQIWAYAVEKGYDKECGLSGKTPWRTIQAQLYVNIRDKSDSRFVQVSSRPPMFGLKDMMYGEESTVQKKESAKFRERDLHPLLVAYIDGEQRFKGHTKTIYHENSTKTGKNSEKWMHPDLVSVHFPFEDLDRETVELARNYGQSNITLYSFEMKVSVTGSNVREYFFQAVSNSSWANEGYLVAIDYSEEALDQLSRLCPSFGIGAIRLDVSDVHQSEVMIPAQEKEFLDFGIVNDLLEINRDFRNFIKSINDSMKTQRIIKSDYDKVMSDDELEGYKEQKGMTQRS
- a CDS encoding MFS transporter encodes the protein MQRERLFTKDFILDTAISLCCSLNYFTLLINITGYAMLTFGATSTEAGLAAGIYVIGGLISRVTLGKYVEMVGRKRMLILGLTIALVMSVTYFFVSSMAVLYVVRFLHGTAYGISSTCTNDIIARILPQSRRGEGLGYFLLSVTIATAIGPFLGMGFGQDGNYTAVFTVGLVMYSVALVLALFLKVPEETLTEEQKAEARSFDLKHLFQFSAVPLAITCMVFYFAYSGVLSFISSYAEAIDLVDAAMYFYLAVAAGTLVSRLTTGKIYDSRGPNVVMFPAYVAFFIGMVAFSQATSAVVLLCAGFVIGYGVSIVYTINQAIVVSKSPARRYGVTTSTFAAIVDLGSGLGPSVMGMILAFAGYREMYLICAFISLVSLVMYWFIHGHRFGKEPGKSITVLEE
- a CDS encoding DUF86 domain-containing protein, which codes for MRRDIGILRDIVKYCDIVNEAVEMFGSDEEDFLDNKVYQTSTAFSILQIGELVKRLSPELRDEFGDVTWRKIAGMRDMFAHQYHNVIPELQWKTITERVPALREACLEIIDVLESRDADE
- a CDS encoding 4Fe-4S ferredoxin, translated to MPKMVASRNLRICTKDCMCLYVCPTGATDTETGQVDFSKCVGCGDCARSCPNSAISMIPLDYPHQQPKDERVKEKVRAIARSKAAQENIAKKIAESADDPGLRILMTAVRRSDRLMGEDLIRETGYLLPQSGEVRRMLESFVADPPEGFPVEAAKELLSRMWFNS
- a CDS encoding nucleotidyltransferase produces the protein MDKVREYTIEELRRIVEPIAESYGMRQVYLFGSRARGDNREDSDYDFCVVTSDDCDLFELGGFFADLRDALGVEIDLVCQESLRDDFSREVLRDRRLLYEA